A window from Triticum aestivum cultivar Chinese Spring chromosome 6D, IWGSC CS RefSeq v2.1, whole genome shotgun sequence encodes these proteins:
- the LOC123144431 gene encoding mitochondrial carrier protein CoAc2 isoform X1, protein MEAAERGGGALPLAVRELIAGGVAGGVAKSAVAPLERVKILLQTRRAEFRGSGLVGSFRTIYQTEGPLGFYRGNGASVARIVPYAALHYMAYEEYRRWIILGFPNVEQGPVLDLVAGSIAGGTAVVSTYPLDLVRTKLAYQVKGAVNVSLRESKPSEQVYKGILDCVKTIYRQNGLKGLYRGMAPSLYGIFPYSGLKFYFYEKMKTHVPEEHRKDIIPKLACGSVAGLLGQTITYPLDVVRRQMQVQAFSSSNLVKGKGTFGSLVMIAKHQGWKQLFSGLSINYLKVVPSVAIGFTVYDSMKDWLNVPSREQAAVVVPVLSEDGSNAAPVHSS, encoded by the exons atgGAGGCAGCGGAGAGAGGCGGCGGGGCACTGCCGCTTGCCGTGCGGGAGCTCATCGCCGGTGGGGTCGCCGGTGGCGTCGCCAAGTCCGCCGTGGCGCCGCTCGAGCGCGTCAAGATCCTCCTCCAG ACTAGAAGAGCAGAATTCCGTGGGTCTGGATTGGTTGGATCGTTTCGGACAATCTATCAGACAGAAGGTCCCTTGGGGTTTTACAG GGGCAATGGTGCCAGCGTTGCTAGGATCGTTCCTTATGCAGCTTTGCATTACATGGCATACGAAGAGTATCGCCGATGGATCATTCTTGGTTTTCCTAATGTTGAGCAAGGGCCTGTTCTTGATCTAGTGGCCGGATCAATAGCTGGAGGAACAGCAGTCGTATCCACATATCCGCTTGATCTGGTTCGCACAAAGTTGGCTTATCAG GTCAAAGGTGCAGTGAACGTCAGTTTAAGAGAATCTAAGCCCTCCGAACAGGTTTATAAAGGTATCCTTGATTGTGTAAAAACAATATACAGGCAAAATGGCTTGAAAGGCCTATACCGTGGCATGG CTCCATCATTATATGGAATCTTCCCTTATTCCGGTCTTAAATTCTATTTCTATGAGAAGATGAAGACTCATGTTCCTGAAGAGCACAGAAAAGATATTATTCCGAAACTTGCTTGTGGATCAGTTGCTGGTTTGTTAGGACAGACAATAACGTATCCCCTTGATGTTGTTAGGCGGCAAATGCAG GTTCAGGCGTTCTCATCGTCCAACCTCGTGAAGGGGAAAGGAACATTTGGAAGCCTTGTTATGATAGCGAAACATCAAGGTTGGAAGCAACTGTTTTCAGGATTATCTATCAACTATTTGAAG GTCGTCCCATCAGTAGCCATAGGGTTCACTGTGTATGACTCGATGAAGGATTGGCTTAATGTTCCATCTAGAGAGCAGGCAGCTGTGGTTGTCCCTGTGTTGTCAGAAGACGGAAGTAATGCTGCCCCTGTTCACTCCAGTTAG
- the LOC123144431 gene encoding mitochondrial carrier protein CoAc2 isoform X2: MEAAERGGGALPLAVRELIAGGVAGGVAKSAVAPLERVKILLQTRRAEFRGSGLVGSFRTIYQTEGPLGFYRGNGASVARIVPYAALHYMAYEEYRRWIILGFPNVEQGPVLDLVAGSIAGGTAVVSTYPLDLVRTKLAYQLQVKGAVNVSLRESKPSEQVYKGILDCVKTIYRQNGLKGLYRGMAPSLYGIFPYSGLKFYFYEKMKTHVPEEHRKDIIPKLACGSVAGLLGQTITYPLDVVRRQMQAFSSSNLVKGKGTFGSLVMIAKHQGWKQLFSGLSINYLKVVPSVAIGFTVYDSMKDWLNVPSREQAAVVVPVLSEDGSNAAPVHSS; encoded by the exons atgGAGGCAGCGGAGAGAGGCGGCGGGGCACTGCCGCTTGCCGTGCGGGAGCTCATCGCCGGTGGGGTCGCCGGTGGCGTCGCCAAGTCCGCCGTGGCGCCGCTCGAGCGCGTCAAGATCCTCCTCCAG ACTAGAAGAGCAGAATTCCGTGGGTCTGGATTGGTTGGATCGTTTCGGACAATCTATCAGACAGAAGGTCCCTTGGGGTTTTACAG GGGCAATGGTGCCAGCGTTGCTAGGATCGTTCCTTATGCAGCTTTGCATTACATGGCATACGAAGAGTATCGCCGATGGATCATTCTTGGTTTTCCTAATGTTGAGCAAGGGCCTGTTCTTGATCTAGTGGCCGGATCAATAGCTGGAGGAACAGCAGTCGTATCCACATATCCGCTTGATCTGGTTCGCACAAAGTTGGCTTATCAG CTGCAGGTCAAAGGTGCAGTGAACGTCAGTTTAAGAGAATCTAAGCCCTCCGAACAGGTTTATAAAGGTATCCTTGATTGTGTAAAAACAATATACAGGCAAAATGGCTTGAAAGGCCTATACCGTGGCATGG CTCCATCATTATATGGAATCTTCCCTTATTCCGGTCTTAAATTCTATTTCTATGAGAAGATGAAGACTCATGTTCCTGAAGAGCACAGAAAAGATATTATTCCGAAACTTGCTTGTGGATCAGTTGCTGGTTTGTTAGGACAGACAATAACGTATCCCCTTGATGTTGTTAGGCGGCAAATGCAG GCGTTCTCATCGTCCAACCTCGTGAAGGGGAAAGGAACATTTGGAAGCCTTGTTATGATAGCGAAACATCAAGGTTGGAAGCAACTGTTTTCAGGATTATCTATCAACTATTTGAAG GTCGTCCCATCAGTAGCCATAGGGTTCACTGTGTATGACTCGATGAAGGATTGGCTTAATGTTCCATCTAGAGAGCAGGCAGCTGTGGTTGTCCCTGTGTTGTCAGAAGACGGAAGTAATGCTGCCCCTGTTCACTCCAGTTAG